The stretch of DNA CCAGCTTTTTGACCGGATCATCGAATCCGGCCGGACCGCGGAGGATCTCGTCGCCCTGGCCCGGAGGTGCCACCGGCCCGACTGGGTCGCCGCGGCCGCACTGTATTCCGAATACCGGGACGTCCTGGACCTGCGTATGCCCGAGGCGTTCGACCCGGCCGGCATCATCACCGCCGCACGCCAGATCTTCCAGGATGCCCCGGACTTCCTGGCCGCCGAGCGGGACAGGCTGCAGCTGATCCTCGTGGACGACATCCAGGAAGCGAACCCTGCCGTGTTCGAGCTGCTCGCCGACATCGCCGCCGGGAAGGACGCCATCATCACCTCCTCACCGGACACCGTGGTCCAGGGCTTCCGTGGTGCCCGTCCGGACCTCGTCGCCGAGCTGCCCCGGCTGCTGGCACCCGCGGGCGGCACCGTGCTGCATCGTCCGCTCTGGTGCGCCCACCGCCACACTCCTGCCGTGGCGGAGGCCTGGCTCTCGGTCGCGGGGCGCATCGCCCGCCGCGCCGGCGGCCAGTCCGCACGGCGGCTCGAGCAGCGTGGCCCTGACGGGGTTGCCGGGGCAGGCAGTGCCAGCGGCAGCGACGGCGCCGTCGAGGCGCATCTGCTGCCGTCCCCGGTCCATGAGTTGCGCTATGTGGCCCAGCGGATTCTCGAAGCCCACCTCAACGATGGCCGCGGGCTGGGCGACATCGCCGTGATCGTGCGCAACGGCGGCCAGCTCAGCCAGCTGCAACGCTACCTCGCCGGCCAGGGGATCCCGGTCCGGATTCCGGTCGCCGAATCCGCCGTCCGGGACGAGGTTGCCGTCCGGCCCCTGCTGGACGCCTACGCGGTGGTCCTTGACCCGTCCGTGCTGACCCCCGAGGCGGCCGTCGCGCTGCTCACCTCGCGGATCGGCGGTGCGACGTCGATCGAGCTGCGGCGGCTCCGCCAGTCCCTGCGGCGGGAAGAGATCCTGGGTGGCGGCGGCCGCACCAGTGATGTGCTCCTGGTCGAGGCCCTGCTGGAGCCGGGGGCCCTCGCCACCCTCGGCATCGAGGGGCACTCCGCACGCCGGATCGCCCGGATGATCCAGGCCGGCCGGGACGCCGCCCAGGCGCCCGGCGGCAACGCCGAAACGGTGCTGTGGGCGCTCTGGAACTCCACCGGACTCGCCGCCCGCTGGACCGACGCCGCCATGGCCGGGGGATCGGCGGGGGCCCGCGCCGACCGCGACCTCGACGCGATGATGGCGCTGTTCCACACCGCGGAACGCTACGTGGACCAGCTGCCGGGCTCCGGCCCGGAACAGTTCCTCGAGTACCTGCTCAACCAGGAACTCCCGATGGATACCCTCGCCGCGCGGGCCCAGTTGGAGGACGCGGTGGAGCTCATGACACCGGCCAGCGCGGCCGGCCGGGAATGGCCCGTCGTGATCGTTCCGGGGCTGCAGGAGGGTGTCTGGCCCAATACCAGGCTCCGCGGCGAGCTGCTGGGCAGCACCTTGTTTGCCGACGCCGTCGAGCACGGGGTGGACTACGCCCTGCAGCTGGATCCGCTCAGCCGGCTGCGGGAAATCCGCTATGACGAGCTGCGCAGCTTCTCCACCGCGGTCTCCCGGGCCCGGGAGGTCCTGATCTGCACGGCCGTCTCCTCGGAGGACGAACAGCCGTCCTCCTTCCTTGACTATGTGGCACCGCTGCGCCCGGACCAGGAACGCCGCGGCTTCACCCCGGTGGAGCGGCCGCTGACCCTGCGCGCCCTCGTGGCCGAACTTCGCCAGTACGCCCAGCTCGACGGCGGCAGCGCGGAGGCCGCGGAAGCCGCCGCACTGCTCGGCGCGCTCGCCGCAGCCGAACCGCCGGTTCCCGGGGCGCACCCCCGGAGCTGGTGGGGCCTGGCGCCGCTGTCCTCCGAAGAGTCCGTGGTCCCGCCCGGCGGCACCGTGTACGTCTCACCCTCCAAGGTGGAGACGGTCCAGAAATCCCCCCTCGACTGGTTCGTCCAGGCCGCGGGCGGCGAGGCTGCCACCGATTTCGCCCGCAGCCTGGGAACCCTGGTCCACGCCATCGCCCAGGACCTCCCGGATGCCTCGGGCAGCGAATACCTCGCCGAACTCACCCGGCGCTGGCCGGCGCTCGGGATGAAGGACAACTGGGAAGGGAAACTGGATTTCCAGCGGGCCGAATCCATGGTCCGGAAACTCGCGCAGTACGTGCTGATCATGCGCAGCGAGGGCCGCAGCCTGCTCGGCGTCGAACAGGACTTCGAGGTGAAGCTGGCGGACGTTGCCGCGGATCCCGGCGGGGTCCCTGGTCCCGGCGTCGGGCAGGAACCCGGTGACGGACCCTGGCCTGCCCGGCCCGCCGTCCTGCGCGGTCAGGTTGACCGGCTGGAGATCGACGCCGAGGGCCGGCTCGTGGTCGTGGACCTCAAGACAGGCAAGCGGCAGCCCGGAAAGGCCGAGCTCGAACGCCACCCGCAACTGGGCGCCTACCAGGCGGCCGTGCTGGCCGGAGGCTTCGCCGGCCCCGACGACGGCCCGGCGCCGCTGCCGGGCGGCGCCGTCCTGGCCCAGCTCGGCACGACCACCAAGAGCCCGGGCGTCCAGGCCCAGAAAGCGCTGGACCCGGACGGGAACTGGGCGCTGGAGATGGTGAACGATGCCGCCCGGGTGATGTCCGGGAGCACCTTCGAAGCCCGCCACGATCCCGCCAAGGGCGGCCACGGCGGCCACGGCTGCCGGCTTCCCGAGGTTTGTCCGCTGTGCGCACGAGGAAAGCAGGTTACCGAATGACCGAGGCACCACCGGCAGCAGATCCGGCAACCCGTCCCGCCGGCCTTCCCGCTGCGCGGTTCAGCCCGGAAGAACTGTCGGCCATGCTGGGCGAGAAGAACAGCCCCACGGCCGAACAGTCCCTCATCATTTCGTCGCCCCTGTCACCGCGGCTCGTGATCGCAGGCGCCGGCTCGGGAAAGACCGCGACCATGGCGGACCGGGTGGTGTGGCTCGTAGCCAACGGCTGGGTCCGGCCGGAGGAAGTGCTCGGCGTGACCTTCACCCGCAAGGCGGCCGGGGAACTGGCCACCCGGATCCGCGCCAAGCTGGCCGCACTGCAGCGCATCGCCGCGGCGGACACGCAGAACCAGGTGTTCCCTGCTGGCCTGCTGAGCACCGACGCGCTCGAGCCGAAGGTTTCCACCTACCACTCCTACGCCAGCGGGATCGTCGCCGATTACGGACTGCGGCTCGGGGTGGAAAGGGACGTGGTGCTGCTCGGCGGGGCCCAGTCTTTCCAGCTCGCGAGCGAGGTGGTGGAAGCCTACGACGGCGACTACGAGCACTTCCGGTCCGCCAAGTCCACCCTCGTCAAGGCGGTGATCCAGCTCGCTGGTGAATGTTCGGAGCACCTCCGCGACCCGGCCGAGGTGCGCGGCTGGCTGCTGGAGCGGGTCGCCGAGTTCGAGGCGCTGCCCTACGTTGCCACCGCCAGGAAGAACCCCAGCCAGGCTGCGGGGGAGCTCAGCGGGATGCTGCGCACCCGCGCGAGCGTCACGGACCTGGTGGGCCGCTACGCGGAGGCGAAGCGGGCCAGGGGAGCGCTGGACTTCGGGGACCTCGTGGCCCTGGCAGCCCGGGTGGCCAGCGAGATCCCGGTCGCGGCGCAAATGGAACGCCAGCGCTATAAGGTGGTGCTGTTGGACGAGTTCCAGGACACCTCGCACGCCCAGCTCGTGCTCTTCGCCAGGCTCTTCGGCGACGGCCACGCCGTGACCGCGGTGGGGGACCCGAACCAGTCCATCTACGGATTCCGTGGCGCCTCTGCCGGGCAGCTCTTCCACTTCGTCCGCGAATTCCCGGTCCGGGCGGACGGGGATGACGCCGTGGCCGGCCCCATGGACCCGGCGCACCCGGCGCCCGCCGGCCAGGTTTCACCCAGCTCCCATGCCGGACGGCAGTTCGCCGTGGCGCCGACGTCGTACCTGACCACCGCCTGGCGCAACGGCCGGAACATCCTCTCCGCCGCCAATGTCATTTCCGCCCCGCTCAGCAAGGCGGCCGCCCATGCCGGTGCCGCCGGCGCCCGGGACACCGCGGGGAGCGTTGAGGTGCCGCCGCTGCAGCCCAGCCCGGCTGCGGTCCAGGGCAGGGTGGTGATGGGGCGCTTCGGCACGGACGAGGACGAGGCCGCCGCGATCGCCGGCGACGTCCTGAAGTTCCGGGTCACCGACTTCGACGCCGCGCCGTCGCCCGAATCCGTCCCGCCAGCTATGGCCGTGTTGTGCCGGCGCCGGGCCCAGATGGAATGCATCCGGCGCGAATTCGAGGCCCGGGGGATTCCCTACGAGATCGTCGGCCTCGGCGGCCTGCTGGATACCCCCGAAATCATCGACCTTGTCGCAACGCTCCGGGTTCTGGCCGATCCCGGCCGCTCAGACTCCCTGATGCGCCTGCTGGCAGGTGCGCGGTGGCGGATCGGCCCCGCGGACCTGATGGCGTTCCGCGACTGGTCCGGCTTCCTCGCCCGCCGCCGGGGCCGTCCCGGCAGTTCCGACGTCGACGGCGGCCCGGACACCGAGACCGGCGACGAGGCCGTGATCGAGGGGGACCTCACGGATGCCGCCAGCCTTGTCGAGGCCCTGGACTGGCTGCCGCGCGAAGGCTGGACCTCCGCGCACGGCCGCCGGCTCAGCCCCGCGGCGCTGGACCGGCTCCGGCGGCTGTCGGCGGAGCTCCGGCAACTGCGCAGCTTCATGGGGGACGACCTCACCACGCTCCTCGGCGAGGTCGAACGCGCCATGCTCCTGGACATCGAAGTGGCCTCACGTCCGGGGATCAGCATCCACCAGGCCCGCCGGAACCTGGACGCCTTCCAGGATGCCGCCGCCGGGTTCCTGCACACCTCGCAACGGGTCGACGTGCTGGCCTTCCTTGCCTGGCTGGAGGCCGCGGCCGCCGAGGAGAACGGACTCGATGCCGCCGCGCCGGAAGTGAACCATGAGGCCGTCCAGCTGCTGACGGTGCACGCCTCCAAGGGCCTGGAATGGGACGTCGTGTTTGTGCCCGGACTCAACTCCGGGGCCTTCCCCAGCAGCCGTGACTCGCGCTGGAGCAGCGGCAGCGCGGCCCTGCCCTGGCCGCTGCGCGGGGACCGGGCCGACCTGCCGCAATGGGACCTCGAGCAGCCGGACCAGAAGGGCTGGCTCGACGCCGAAAAGGACTTCAAGTCAGCAGTCCAGGCCCACGGCGAAGCCGAGGAACGGCGCCTGGCCTACGTGGCCTACACACGGGCCAAGCACGTCCTCTGGACGTCCAGCGCGGCCTGGGTGGGCTCCCGGGCCGGCATGGCGGAGATGTCGCCGTTCCTTGCCGAACTTGAGGTTCTCGCCGCCGAGGGCGCCGCGGAGATCCACCCGCTCTCCGTGACCGAGGAATCGCTGCCGGTGGAGAGCCCGTTGACCTCTGAGCTCGAAGTCGCGGTGTGGCCCTACGATCCCCTGGAGGGGCCGCATGATCCCCGGACGGACACACGGCTGAGGCTCGTTCCGGGCCGCCGGGCGGCCATGGAATCGGCGGCGGCCCGGGTGCTGCAGATCCTGGCATCAGGGGACCCGGGCGCCCCGGACGATGCCGGCAAGGATGTCGGGAACGAAGCCGGGAACCGCCGGCCGTTACGAGGCCCCGCCGCCGGATGGGCCAGGGAGGCTGCGACGCTGCTGGAGCGCCGTTCCCGGCGGACCGCCGGGCGGGACGTCCACCTCCCGGGGCACATTTCCGCCTCAACGCTCGTGGACCTCGAGGACGACGCGCGCTCGGTGGTGGCCCGGCTGCGGCGCCCCGTCCCGCGCGAACCCGGGATGTCTGCCCGGAAGGGCACCGCCTTCCATGCCTGGGTCGAGGAGTACTTCGGCGCCGCCGGCATGCTGGACCTCGGCGACGCCGCCGGCTCGGACGACCACATCGACGCGGCCTACGGGCTGGACGCCATGGTGGACACCTTCCGCCGGTCCGAATGGGCCGACCGAGCCCCCGCCCACGTCGAGGTCCCCGTGGAGACGAGGATCGGTGAGGTGGTGGTCCGCGGCCGGATCGACGCCGTCTTCCGGGACGCCGACGGTGGCTGGGACCTCGTGGACTGGAAGACCGGGCGCCGTCCCTCCGCCAGCCAGTTGAAGGTCAAGGCCGTCCAGTTGGCGCTCTACCGGCTGGCGTGGTCCAGGCTCAAGGGAGTCCCGCTGGAGGACGTCAGGGCCGCGTTCTACTACGTCGCTGACGACCAGGTGGTCCGCCCGCACGACCTCGGAACCGCGGAGAGGCTCGAGGAGATTGTGGCCGCGGCGCTGGGACAGACCCCACCGGCGGACGTCTAGCGTGATGCCGCTAGGGCGACTTCGCTTCGACCACGGCGATGCTGGTGGTCGGCGTGCCGTCGACCACGGCGGGCTCGACCACGGCGATGGACTGGGTTGAGTCGTCCTCCGGGGCGTTGACAGTCGCGTCCCCGGTGCCGTCCCCGCTGGTGCCGTCGTTCTCCGCCTCCTGCGGGATGGGCGTCACGTCCACGGCAGGCCTCGACGTGGCGGCGGGAACCGCGCCGGGTCCGGACACCGCGTCCGGTCCGGGAACCGGATCCGGCGGGAGCAAGGTCACCTTGCTGACCGCGGGAGTGGCCGGCATACCGGCCCCGTCGGTATCCTGCGGGTTGCCCGGAACGGCGGGCGCGGCCGGCTGGGGCAGCGGTTCGACGCTGATCGGCTGCCCGCCGTGTTCGGCGACATCCTCTGCCAGCACGTTGAGCATGGACTCTGCCTCGCGGATCATGTCCTGGTTTCCGGCGGCGAGGCCCTTGACCAGGTACTGCGCCAGCGCGAATTCGGCGGACAGCGCCGCGCGCCGCAACAGGTGGGCGTCGGGCGCGTCGCGCCGGCTGGCGGTGTACTGTGCCAGCACCGCGTCCACGAAGGCCTGTTCATTCGAGGCGACCAGCCAGGCCATGTCATCGGCAGGGTCCCCGATGCGGAGGTCGGTCCAGCCGGTCACGGCGGTCACGCGGTCGCCGTCGACCAGGAGGTTGTCTTCATGGAGGTCGCCGTGGACCACGCACGGGTTGAACCGCCACAGCGAGACATCCTCCATCGCGTGTTCCCAGCGGCGCAGCAGCAGCGGCGGGATCTTGCCGGTCGTCGCGGCCTGGTCCAGTTCGTTCAGCCGGCGCTGCCGGAACTCGTTGGGGGTGTAGCTCGGCAGGTCGGCGTTGCTGACGAGGGAATGCGGGAGGTCATGGATGGCGGCCAGGGCCGCGCCGATTTCGCAGGCCAGGGCCGCGGATCCGTTGCTCAGTTCTTCGATGGAGCGGGTGGCTCCGGCGAGATGGGAGTAGACGAAGGTGCTCAGGGCGCCCTGCCGGACGGTTCCGGCCACCGTGGGCATCAGGAAGGGCAGCTCCGCCCGGATGCCGGGAACGAAGGCGCGCAGCACCAGGAATTCCGTCTCGAGCCGGGCGCTGGCTTCGGCGTGCCGTGGGGACCGGACACGCCAGTGTTTGCCTTCGGAATCCAGGAGAAGGGCCGAATCGAAGTCCGCCGGATCGTCGGGCGCAGAGCTAACGGCGGTCGGGGTCAGGCCGGGGACCGCCGCGGTTGCTATCGCTGCCAGTTCGATTGGTTTTCTTCTCACGGTTCCACGGTAGATTGAGCGGCGCCCAAGACGGCGATGCACCACGGCGAGTCTCCAGATCGGGAATAAATAGCGCAGGGCATTCCGCTCCGGCCGCACCGGTGCCACCACGCGTACTGCATCCCGTCCACGTGTTGCCGCGACCGCAAGCCGCCGCGGAAAATGTCAATTGTCAGCCCGAGTCAGTACGGTGGATACATGAGCGTGCCGGCGAACCACCTGATGGAGACCGTTCTTCCCGTGCGCCCGGCGCTCATAGACCGCGGATCCGCCGCCCGGATGAAGCCCGGGATGCTTGAGGAGCTCCTCCGCCCCGGCGCGGCGCGTGCCGTGGTGCTCTCCGGCCGGCAGGCCCTCGTCAGCGGCAACGGCCTCGTCCTGCTGGACGCGGCGGAGCTCGCGGCGCGGCTCCGGGATACCGCGTACGCGCCCGAACACCTGATCTACCTTGGCGCAGCGCTGGACGGTACCGGGCTGGACGAAGGCACCCGGCTGGTCCTCTTTATCCTTCCGGAGCAGTTTGAGGTCCGCGCCGAGGAGTTCGAACCACATGTGGCCGGTATCCCGGATGGTGCGCAGTGGGCCGGCTTCCGCGACGTCGCCGCCCGGTTGAACCCCACGGACACCGCGCTGTTCATCGAAGCCAGCGCCATCGCCAACTGGCATGCCAGCCACACGCACTGCCCGCGCTGCGGCACCGCCACGCAGCCGGAAGCCGGGGGCTGGGTCCGCCGGTGCCCGGCCGACGGCTCCGAACACTACCCCCGCACGGATCCGGCCATCATCGTCACCGTGGTGGGCCCGGACGGCCGGCTGCTGCTGGGCGGCGGCGGTCCCCTCGACGCGAAGAACTATTCGACCCTGGCAGGCTTCGTCGAACCGGGGGAAACACTCGAACAGGCGGTGGTCCGCGAGATCGGCGAGGAGGTCGGGGTCCGGGTCACCGCCGCCCAGTACCTGGGCTCCCAGTCATGGCCTTTTCCGGCCTCCCTCATGCTCGGATTCACCGCCACGACGGCGGACACGGAAGCCACACCCGACGGCGTCGAGGTCACGCGGGCCCGCTGGTTCAGCCGGGGTGAGCTGCAGGAAGCGGTGCTCAGCGGGGAAATCGTCATCTCCAGCAGGCTGTCCATCGCCCGCGCCCTCATCGAGCACTGGTATGGCGGGGTCATCCGGGACCGCCCGGAGACCGAATGACGTCCCCACCGGCAGCCCGGGCCGGCTGCACCCAGTAAACCCGCGTGCAGCGACGGCTGCACGCGGCGCACCATTCACCGGACACCCTGATCGACTGAGCAATAAAGAGCGACTGAGCAATAAAAGTGACCACAGAGAACCTGAACTTCAGCGCATTTCCCGGCAGCCCGTCCGACGGCGGGGGTGCATCCGGCGGCGGCGCGGCCGCGGACACCCGCTCCCTTGAGGAGCGGATCCTCGGCAGCCTCGACGCCGAACAGCGGGAGGTTGCCAGCACCCTGCACGGGCCGATGTGCGTGCTGGCGGGTGCCGGGACCGGCAAGACCCGGGCCATCACTCACCGGATCGCCTACGGTGTGCACTCGGGGGTGTACAGCCCGCAGCGGCTCCTGGCCGTC from Arthrobacter sp. PAMC25564 encodes:
- a CDS encoding ATP-dependent DNA helicase; translation: MPDSPLPAPRGSRTGSSVAGLRLLPPRKPHTVVPVLSADQFAAVDVPHGSGPVLVPGAPGTGKSTVLVEAAVRRAQRDGLDPERMLILAPGRLAADTLRDRFTARLDRSLSTTPARTWASYAFDLIRRAKAEGILPLPRPPKLLSGPEQDLIIKELLEGHAPGFELPWPGDLGAALQTRGFRQEVRQLFDRIIESGRTAEDLVALARRCHRPDWVAAAALYSEYRDVLDLRMPEAFDPAGIITAARQIFQDAPDFLAAERDRLQLILVDDIQEANPAVFELLADIAAGKDAIITSSPDTVVQGFRGARPDLVAELPRLLAPAGGTVLHRPLWCAHRHTPAVAEAWLSVAGRIARRAGGQSARRLEQRGPDGVAGAGSASGSDGAVEAHLLPSPVHELRYVAQRILEAHLNDGRGLGDIAVIVRNGGQLSQLQRYLAGQGIPVRIPVAESAVRDEVAVRPLLDAYAVVLDPSVLTPEAAVALLTSRIGGATSIELRRLRQSLRREEILGGGGRTSDVLLVEALLEPGALATLGIEGHSARRIARMIQAGRDAAQAPGGNAETVLWALWNSTGLAARWTDAAMAGGSAGARADRDLDAMMALFHTAERYVDQLPGSGPEQFLEYLLNQELPMDTLAARAQLEDAVELMTPASAAGREWPVVIVPGLQEGVWPNTRLRGELLGSTLFADAVEHGVDYALQLDPLSRLREIRYDELRSFSTAVSRAREVLICTAVSSEDEQPSSFLDYVAPLRPDQERRGFTPVERPLTLRALVAELRQYAQLDGGSAEAAEAAALLGALAAAEPPVPGAHPRSWWGLAPLSSEESVVPPGGTVYVSPSKVETVQKSPLDWFVQAAGGEAATDFARSLGTLVHAIAQDLPDASGSEYLAELTRRWPALGMKDNWEGKLDFQRAESMVRKLAQYVLIMRSEGRSLLGVEQDFEVKLADVAADPGGVPGPGVGQEPGDGPWPARPAVLRGQVDRLEIDAEGRLVVVDLKTGKRQPGKAELERHPQLGAYQAAVLAGGFAGPDDGPAPLPGGAVLAQLGTTTKSPGVQAQKALDPDGNWALEMVNDAARVMSGSTFEARHDPAKGGHGGHGCRLPEVCPLCARGKQVTE
- a CDS encoding ATP-dependent DNA helicase, with the translated sequence MTEAPPAADPATRPAGLPAARFSPEELSAMLGEKNSPTAEQSLIISSPLSPRLVIAGAGSGKTATMADRVVWLVANGWVRPEEVLGVTFTRKAAGELATRIRAKLAALQRIAAADTQNQVFPAGLLSTDALEPKVSTYHSYASGIVADYGLRLGVERDVVLLGGAQSFQLASEVVEAYDGDYEHFRSAKSTLVKAVIQLAGECSEHLRDPAEVRGWLLERVAEFEALPYVATARKNPSQAAGELSGMLRTRASVTDLVGRYAEAKRARGALDFGDLVALAARVASEIPVAAQMERQRYKVVLLDEFQDTSHAQLVLFARLFGDGHAVTAVGDPNQSIYGFRGASAGQLFHFVREFPVRADGDDAVAGPMDPAHPAPAGQVSPSSHAGRQFAVAPTSYLTTAWRNGRNILSAANVISAPLSKAAAHAGAAGARDTAGSVEVPPLQPSPAAVQGRVVMGRFGTDEDEAAAIAGDVLKFRVTDFDAAPSPESVPPAMAVLCRRRAQMECIRREFEARGIPYEIVGLGGLLDTPEIIDLVATLRVLADPGRSDSLMRLLAGARWRIGPADLMAFRDWSGFLARRRGRPGSSDVDGGPDTETGDEAVIEGDLTDAASLVEALDWLPREGWTSAHGRRLSPAALDRLRRLSAELRQLRSFMGDDLTTLLGEVERAMLLDIEVASRPGISIHQARRNLDAFQDAAAGFLHTSQRVDVLAFLAWLEAAAAEENGLDAAAPEVNHEAVQLLTVHASKGLEWDVVFVPGLNSGAFPSSRDSRWSSGSAALPWPLRGDRADLPQWDLEQPDQKGWLDAEKDFKSAVQAHGEAEERRLAYVAYTRAKHVLWTSSAAWVGSRAGMAEMSPFLAELEVLAAEGAAEIHPLSVTEESLPVESPLTSELEVAVWPYDPLEGPHDPRTDTRLRLVPGRRAAMESAAARVLQILASGDPGAPDDAGKDVGNEAGNRRPLRGPAAGWAREAATLLERRSRRTAGRDVHLPGHISASTLVDLEDDARSVVARLRRPVPREPGMSARKGTAFHAWVEEYFGAAGMLDLGDAAGSDDHIDAAYGLDAMVDTFRRSEWADRAPAHVEVPVETRIGEVVVRGRIDAVFRDADGGWDLVDWKTGRRPSASQLKVKAVQLALYRLAWSRLKGVPLEDVRAAFYYVADDQVVRPHDLGTAERLEEIVAAALGQTPPADV
- a CDS encoding macrolide 2'-phosphotransferase, with amino-acid sequence MRRKPIELAAIATAAVPGLTPTAVSSAPDDPADFDSALLLDSEGKHWRVRSPRHAEASARLETEFLVLRAFVPGIRAELPFLMPTVAGTVRQGALSTFVYSHLAGATRSIEELSNGSAALACEIGAALAAIHDLPHSLVSNADLPSYTPNEFRQRRLNELDQAATTGKIPPLLLRRWEHAMEDVSLWRFNPCVVHGDLHEDNLLVDGDRVTAVTGWTDLRIGDPADDMAWLVASNEQAFVDAVLAQYTASRRDAPDAHLLRRAALSAEFALAQYLVKGLAAGNQDMIREAESMLNVLAEDVAEHGGQPISVEPLPQPAAPAVPGNPQDTDGAGMPATPAVSKVTLLPPDPVPGPDAVSGPGAVPAATSRPAVDVTPIPQEAENDGTSGDGTGDATVNAPEDDSTQSIAVVEPAVVDGTPTTSIAVVEAKSP
- the nudC gene encoding NAD(+) diphosphatase — translated: MSVPANHLMETVLPVRPALIDRGSAARMKPGMLEELLRPGAARAVVLSGRQALVSGNGLVLLDAAELAARLRDTAYAPEHLIYLGAALDGTGLDEGTRLVLFILPEQFEVRAEEFEPHVAGIPDGAQWAGFRDVAARLNPTDTALFIEASAIANWHASHTHCPRCGTATQPEAGGWVRRCPADGSEHYPRTDPAIIVTVVGPDGRLLLGGGGPLDAKNYSTLAGFVEPGETLEQAVVREIGEEVGVRVTAAQYLGSQSWPFPASLMLGFTATTADTEATPDGVEVTRARWFSRGELQEAVLSGEIVISSRLSIARALIEHWYGGVIRDRPETE